One Salvia splendens isolate huo1 chromosome 12, SspV2, whole genome shotgun sequence genomic window carries:
- the LOC121759095 gene encoding uncharacterized protein LOC121759095 has product MGYKFVIEYKKGSANRAVDALSRRDESSVAVAGSTSEEGPVTDEDAGQTGVLLAAAAHPVPQLIELLKSENRSSPEMREIVRDISEGRAPPHLSLVEGLVWEDVSMDFITGLPLSRGYTTIMVVVDRLSKYAHFAPLPNRFDALKVAHLFINKVVRHHGFPKTLVSDRDSVFLNKVWEELMRLSGTKLNFSTAYHPQSDGQTKVRNRGLEQYLRAFTADRPSKWANFLPWAELALNCFNHAGLGMSPFKALYRREPPSLIFAKPSDATPPLVAELITQRGELLVELRRNLERAQQRMRDSANKHRRQLKFKMGDKAFVEGEVIGDTITLPSEFFGDRPVVYPIRVLDRRVLWHAGEPRDHVLVRWSDSTESPTWEPLQLIQRQFPNVLLEDKDFVIGGGVDTVPIQPATSAPIQSLPPTGVTEGPEQEAEEVPEVRQLEEPSIAKSKPRRNVRPPDKFGDYVTK; this is encoded by the exons ATGGGGTACAAGTTCGTGATCGAATACAAAAAGGGCAGCGCGAATAGAGCTGTCGACGCCCTGTCTCGCCGCGATGAGTCATCAGTTGCGGTCGCGGGCTCGACCAGCGAAGAGGGCCCTGTCACCGACGAGGATGCAGGACAAACAGGTGTTCTCCTTGCCGCGGCAGCACATCCGGTTCCGCAGCTTATAGAGCTGTTGAAAAGCGAGAACCGTTCTTCTCCTGAGATGCGTGAGATTGTGAGGGATATCTCGGAGGGTCGCGCACCCCCCCACCTGTCCTTGGTAGAGGGTCTG GTTTGGGAGGACGTCTCAATGGATTTCATCACGGGTCTTCCCCTATCGCGAGGTTACACGACGatcatggtggtggtggatcgCTTGTCTAAATACGCGCATTTTGCCCCTCTGCCGAACCGTTTTGACGCGTTAAAGGTGGCCCATTTATTCATCAACAAGGTGGTCCGTCACCACGGGTTTCCGAAAACATTGGTTTCGGATCGTGATTCTGTTTTCCTAAACAAAGTCTGGGAAGAGTTAATGCGCCTCAGTGGTACGAAGTTGAACTTTTCGACGGCCTACCATCCGCAGTCTGACGGGCAAACTAAGGTTCGTAACCGGGGGCTAGAACAGTATTTGAGGGCTTTCACTGCGGATCGCCCGTCTAAATGGGCGAATTTCTTACCATGGGCGGAATTGGCACTAAATTGCTTCAATCACGCGGGTTTAGGGATGTCCCCTTTTAAGGCGCTGTACAGGCGTGAGCCCCCAAGCTTGATCTTCGCCAAACCGTCAGACGCGACCCCACCGTTGGTAGCGGAATTGATTACTCAGCGTGGGGAGCTTTTGGTGGAGTTACGTAGGAATTTGGAGCGAGCGCAACAGCGGATGCGCGACTCGGCGAATAAGCACCGTCGCCAATTGAAATTCAAGATGGGAGATAAA GCATTTGTCGAGGGAGAAGTCATTGGCGACACCATAACATTGCCGTCGGAGTTTTTCGGAGATAGACCAGTGGTGTATCCGATAAGAGTTTTAGACAGGAGGGTTCTTTGGCATGCGGGTGAGCCGAGAGATCATGTGTTGGTACGTTGGTCAGACAGTACGGAGTCGCCGACATGGGAGCCACTGCAGTTGATCCAGCGCCAGTTTCCGAATGTACTCCTTGAGGATAAGGATTTTGTTATCGGAGGGGGGGTTGATACGGTACCGATACAGCCGGCTACATCTGCCCCAATCCAGTCCCTTCCACCCACCGGTGTAACCGAAGGACCAGAGCAAGAAGCGGAGGAAGTCCCGGAGGTTAGGCAGCTCGAAGAGCCGTCGATCGCGAAGTCGAAGCCAAGAAGGAATGTGCGTCCGC
- the LOC121759088 gene encoding premnaspirodiene oxygenase-like, which produces MSDPPFRCFKDLSDEHGPLMHLKLGESNAIVVSSPEMAKKMLKDLDPGFAERPQSVASKIMWYDRTDLGFSPCGGYWRQMRKLCINELFSPKMVRLFQSIREDESARLVNSLRESSGSAVNITEKLFAMASSVTCRAAFGAACKDSEMLLKTMADSLKMVGGFEIVDLFPSSRIAGVMSWRKLWLMRVMRRRLDAILDDVIARHRSNRAESGGRRLGNSEFGSEDLVDVFLRAKEEGQLQYPIDDNNIKAVLFDMFTAGTDTSASTVDWTLVELLRHPRVMAKVQAEVRQAMKGNNEESTDMKYLKLVIKETLRLHPPAPMLPRACIDEHVIDGYTIPAGSMVMVNIWAMQRDPRYWKDPETFEPERFENEELSFLGSDFKYMPFGIGRRICPGTTFGLAAVESPLAQLLYHFDWNLPEGVKAEDFDMIENIGNTASRIQNLHVVATPYEKQ; this is translated from the exons ATGAGCGATCCTCCCTTCCGCTGCTTCAAAGATCTATCGGACGAGCACGGCCCCTTGATGCACCTCAAGCTCGGGGAGTCCAACGCCATCGTTGTCTCGTCTCCAGAGATGGCGAAAAAGATGCTAAAAGATCTCGACCCGGGCTTCGCGGAGCGGCCTCAGAGCGTGGCGAGCAAGATCATGTGGTACGACCGCACCGACCTCGGCTTCAGCCCCTGCGGCGGTTACTGGCGCCAGATGAGGAAGCTCTGCATCAATGAACTCTTCAGCCCCAAAATGGTGCGTTTGTTCCAATCGATTCGAGAAGACGAGTCAGCTCGCTTGGTCAACTCGTTGCGCGAATCTTCTGGAAGCGCTGTTAATATCACTGAGAAGTTGTTTGCAATGGCGAGCTCTGTCACTTGCCGGGCTGCCTTTGGCGCTGCGTGCAAGGATAGCGAGATGCTGCTGAAGACGATGGCGGATTCGCTCAAGATGGTCGGAGGCTTTGAGATCGTGGATCTGTTCCCGTCTTCTAGAATCGCCGGCGTGATGAGCTGGAGGAAGCTGTGGCTGATGAGGGTGATGCGACGCAGGCTCGATGCGATTTTGGATGATGTCATCGCTCGCCATAGAAGTAACCGGGCGGAATCCGGTGGCCGGAGATTGGGGAATTCGGAGTTTGGGAGTGAGGATTTGGTTGATGTGTTTCTTAGGGCTAAGGAAGAAGGCCAGCTCCAGTATCCAATTGATGACAACAACATCAAGGCTGTTTTGTTT GATATGTTTACGGCTGGAACTGATACGTCAGCATCAACTGTTGATTGGACGTTGGTTGAGTTGTTGAGGCACCCTCGAGTGATGGCTAAGGTACAAGCTGAAGTAAGACAAGCTATGAAAGGGAACAATGAAGAAAGCACGGATATGAAATACCTAAAACTGGTGATTAAAGAGACTCTGAGGCTGCACCCACCGGCTCCGATGCTGCCTAGGGCTTGCATCGATGAGCATGTAATCGATGGATACACCATACCGGCTGGATCAATGGTGATGGTAAACATTTGGGCGATGCAGAGAGACCCGAGGTACTGGAAAGATCCGGAGACGTTTGAGCCCGAGAGATTCGAGAATGAAGAACTGAGTTTCCTAGGTAGTGATTTTAAGTACATGCCATTTGGAATTGGGAGAAGAATATGCCCGGGGACGACGTTCGGTTTGGCCGCCGTGGAGTCGCCGCTGGCTCAATTGCTCTACCACTTCGATTGGAATCTTCCAGAAGGTGTCAAGGCTGAGGATTTTGATATGATTGAAAATATTGGAAACACAGCTTCAAGAATACAAAATTTACATGTGGTGGCCACTCCATATGAGAAGCAATAG